One window of the Synechococcus sp. CC9311 genome contains the following:
- a CDS encoding methyltransferase domain-containing protein — MSASVLPILPSQPTMSERTYIHGSSQREQQRLIQQAEQHASLLESNLELHANETLLEIGCGVGAVLAQIGLKHPEASLCGIDINPAQINGARRYLQEIGLNQVDLQVGDGSSLPWATGQIDRIRMVWVVEHLQDPIAVLREALRVLRPGGTIHITETDYATLRVSPPDHAIETMLSAFIDHFNRYGNAHAGAALGPLLEQAGFREVSNKMQGIHHWCPSQTTTLQKLCSYLLEFIEPEREALLAAALDPTFAELIDSGLSRFGQLSERDNGAISITAYQARGIKMA; from the coding sequence ATGTCCGCATCTGTTCTGCCCATTCTTCCTTCTCAACCAACCATGAGCGAACGCACTTACATTCATGGCAGCAGTCAACGCGAACAACAACGCCTAATCCAGCAGGCCGAACAGCATGCCTCTCTTCTTGAAAGCAACCTGGAACTGCATGCCAATGAAACGCTTCTGGAGATCGGCTGCGGAGTGGGTGCAGTGCTCGCTCAAATTGGCCTGAAACACCCTGAGGCAAGTCTTTGCGGAATCGACATCAACCCTGCACAAATCAATGGTGCCAGGCGGTATCTCCAAGAAATCGGACTGAACCAAGTGGACCTGCAGGTTGGTGATGGCTCTTCCCTTCCATGGGCAACAGGGCAAATCGATCGAATAAGGATGGTCTGGGTGGTTGAGCATCTCCAAGATCCAATAGCGGTGCTGCGCGAGGCACTGCGGGTTTTACGACCAGGCGGCACGATTCACATCACAGAAACTGACTACGCAACTCTTCGTGTCTCCCCGCCAGACCACGCGATCGAAACAATGCTCAGCGCCTTCATCGATCATTTCAATCGTTATGGCAATGCTCATGCCGGGGCTGCACTCGGACCATTGCTGGAGCAGGCAGGATTCCGAGAAGTAAGCAACAAAATGCAGGGAATCCATCATTGGTGCCCGAGCCAGACCACAACACTGCAGAAACTCTGTAGCTACTTGCTCGAATTCATTGAACCCGAGCGCGAAGCACTTCTTGCCGCCGCCCTCGATCCAACATTCGCTGAGCTAATCGACAGCGGCCTGAGTCGTTTTGGCCAGCTAAGTGAACGAGACAATGGAGCAATTAGCATCACTGCCTATCAAGCACGCGGCATCAAAATGGCATAA
- a CDS encoding FAD-dependent oxidoreductase: protein MCHNVIEHRIINCCVVGGGPAGLMLGLLLARQGIKVTVLESQLDFDRDFRGDTIHPAILEALDQIGLAERVLEIPHGRMEMAQLCSEGILTNLADFRRLNTRYPFVAVLPQVEFLQCIAGEASRYSGFELVMGARVEELIQERGSTHGVRYRDRQHELQEVRATLTVGADGRFSKVRSLCGAELQRTSPPMDVLWFRVPRRSDDPHDQFRFHVGGGHLVVLLERDQEWQVGYVLLKGQFAATKAAGLDAFRTHLSRHVSWLADRVHVLQTWKQIVVLSVESSFVKTWHQPGLLLIGDAAHVMSPIGGVGINVAIQDAISAANLLTEPLKRESISSDQLATVQLQREGAVHSIQGFQTMVQNRIIKNALNDAEPFRLPLLFRILLKFPVVRNVPARMIAFGSRPSKIADNLIHDHRREVPRQ from the coding sequence ATGTGTCACAACGTCATCGAGCATCGCATTATTAATTGCTGCGTTGTGGGGGGTGGGCCTGCCGGACTCATGCTCGGTCTTTTGTTGGCTCGTCAGGGGATCAAGGTCACGGTGTTGGAGTCGCAGCTCGACTTTGATCGAGATTTCCGTGGAGACACTATTCACCCCGCGATTCTTGAGGCCCTTGATCAGATCGGCCTGGCTGAGCGTGTTCTTGAAATTCCACATGGCCGAATGGAGATGGCCCAGCTGTGTTCTGAGGGAATACTTACCAATTTGGCGGACTTTCGTCGCCTGAACACGCGTTACCCGTTTGTCGCCGTGCTTCCGCAAGTTGAGTTTCTTCAATGCATCGCTGGGGAGGCCAGCCGCTATTCCGGTTTCGAGCTGGTGATGGGGGCTCGGGTCGAGGAACTTATTCAGGAGAGAGGCTCCACTCATGGAGTGCGCTACAGAGATCGGCAGCATGAACTGCAAGAGGTTCGCGCCACTCTCACCGTGGGAGCAGATGGGCGATTTTCCAAGGTTCGCAGTCTCTGCGGCGCTGAATTGCAGAGAACCTCACCACCGATGGATGTGCTTTGGTTTCGTGTGCCTCGAAGGTCAGACGATCCCCATGATCAGTTCCGTTTCCACGTTGGTGGAGGGCATCTGGTTGTGCTTTTGGAACGTGACCAGGAGTGGCAGGTGGGTTATGTGCTCTTAAAAGGACAGTTTGCGGCCACCAAGGCCGCTGGTCTCGACGCTTTCCGCACGCATCTGAGTCGCCACGTTTCCTGGCTTGCAGATCGGGTACATGTGCTGCAGACCTGGAAGCAGATTGTGGTTTTATCCGTTGAATCCAGTTTCGTGAAGACGTGGCATCAGCCAGGGCTTCTTCTGATCGGCGATGCTGCCCATGTGATGTCCCCAATCGGTGGTGTAGGAATCAATGTGGCTATTCAGGATGCGATCTCGGCTGCAAATCTGCTTACAGAACCGCTAAAACGAGAATCCATCAGCTCAGATCAGTTGGCGACTGTGCAATTGCAGCGGGAGGGGGCAGTTCATTCAATTCAGGGGTTCCAGACCATGGTTCAGAACCGCATCATTAAGAACGCTCTCAACGATGCTGAACCCTTCAGGTTGCCTTTGCTGTTTCGAATCTTGCTCAAATTCCCAGTTGTGCGGAATGTGCCAGCGCGGATGATCGCCTTCGGAAGCAGGCCATCAAAAATTGCCGACAACTTGATTCACGATCACCGCAGGGAGGTGCCTCGCCAGTGA
- a CDS encoding thermonuclease family protein, whose amino-acid sequence MWCLRVKCHRHPCLCLRREAGIRRITTDRYGRTGAELSVDSSNVQQQLVAAGHAEIDGKYTHQCPWRK is encoded by the coding sequence ATATGGTGCTTACGAGTCAAATGTCATCGCCACCCTTGCCTCTGCCTTCGTCGTGAAGCAGGCATCAGACGCATCACGACAGACCGCTATGGCCGCACCGGGGCTGAGCTGTCTGTGGATAGCTCAAACGTGCAGCAGCAACTGGTTGCAGCTGGCCATGCAGAGATTGATGGGAAGTACACGCATCAATGCCCGTGGAGAAAGTGA